One genomic window of Pecten maximus chromosome 3, xPecMax1.1, whole genome shotgun sequence includes the following:
- the LOC117324060 gene encoding uncharacterized protein LOC117324060: protein MEMKQETLESADKYINSSPTLDDIYTDICSIYISDVDSMVHGDRTTPTGCLPACLPTWDCSPVPTSLHNSMMHLRSLSPNQRYDEIPSCQHSEYYNNVNCQDTLSQSSTSQSYQEWGVYNWEHFSGYNPQTHRYDIPSSLTDGGSCYYKSTSLPVCNTQQYGDDIARCSTPDLINTLSSLQSDRDQGESSAPTHSSTSERKGSSNVAVLQEHGTSAMFMHLAQRYQDSGYNSDLSMSPVYPYKSKSTTKSKQDLDEEVKDNQVHLNSDVNVTQHVPKFSSLEKASLSMSQSNILTSLPKVYCSSRKESQIQSSDVSSSNYHSSANITKATHRMPPIQPNLMLSNKHPTKRPILSQEHDGPAKRKHVTPMTEVDGTSDVLTQQIPTTDRKTVFPNHHTKTKADRDKKSRHNQPLSLQATGAMMSWYESHRENPYPTKVEKDVMAKLGGITVTQVKSWFANKRNRNNNTRPKVQKRQMTERLMNICHELARNTQHPTMNNADIIQKLSTIISVSPSENV, encoded by the coding sequence ATGGAAATGAAACAAGAGACTCTGGAGTCAGcagacaaatatataaacagtagtCCTACCCTGGATGATATCTACACTGACATTTGTTCTATATACATTTCGGACGTTGACAGTATGGTTCACGGTGACCGTACCACACCCACAGGATGTCTGCCTGCATGTCTACCCACCTGGGATTGTTCACCTGTGCCTACCTCCCTACACAACAGCATGATGCATCTACGCTCCCTGTCACCCAACCAGAGATACGATGAGATCCCTTCGTGCCAGCATAGTGagtattataacaatgtaaattgtCAGGACACTTTGTCACAAAGCTCCACCTCACAAAGTTATCAGGAGTGGGGTGTCTATAACTGGGAACATTTCTCTGGGTATAATCCACAGACACACAGATATGATATTCCATCAAGTCTCACTGATGGAGGCAGTTGTTACTACAAATCCACATCCCTGCCCGTTTGTAACACGCAGCAGTATGGTGATGATATTGCCCGATGTTCCACCCCAGATCTCATCAACACACTCTCCTCACTCCAGTCTGATAGGGATCAGGGTGAAAGCTCAGCCCCCACACACAGCAGCACTAGTGAGAGAAAAGGATCTAGTAACGTGGCTGTGTTACAGGAACACGGTACATCAGCTATGTTTATGCACTTAGCACAGCGGTACCAGGACAGTGGTTATAACTCTGACTTGTCTATGTCACCCGTCTATCCATACAAGTCCAAGAGCACAACAAAGAGTAAACAAGACTTGGATGAGGAAGTAAAAGACAATCAAGTACATCTCAACAGTGACGTGAATGTAACTCAACATGTTCCCAAGTTCAGTTCACTGGAGAAGGCCTCCTTATCTATGTCCCAGAGTAATATACTGACTTCACTACCCAAAGTCTACTGTTCGTCGCGTAAGGAGAGCCAGATTCAATCTAGTGACGTATCCTCATCGAACTACCATTCCTCTGCGAACATTACCAAGGCAACACACAGAATGCCCCCAATACAACCCAATTTGATGCTTTCTAACAAACACCCCACTAAACGACCGATTCTGTCTCAGGAACACGACGGGCCTGCTAAACGTAAACATGTGACACCAATGACGGAGGTCGATGGCACCAGTGATGTATTGACACAACAAATTCCCACTACAGACAGGAAAACTGTGTTTCCTAATCATCACACTAAGACGAAGGCAGATCGTGACAAGAAAAGTCGTCACAATCAGCCACTGAGTCTGCAGGCCACCGGTGCTATGATGAGCTGGTATGAGAGCCACCGAGAAAACCCTTACCCCACAAAGGTGGAGAAGGACGTGATGGCCAAACTTGGAGGAATCACAGTCACCCAGGTCAAGTCTTGGTTCGCCAATAAACGTAACCGTAACAACAACACCCGTCCCAAGGTTCAGAAACGTCAGATGACAGAGCGCCTGATGAATATCTGTCACGAGTTGGCACGTAACACCCAACATCCCACCATGAACAATGCAGACATCATTCAGAAACTGTCCACCATTATAAGTGTTTCTCCCAGTGAGAATGTATGA